TCGTTATGTGCGGGTAGACTCCGGGCCTGTCGTTGCAGTACAGACGGAATCCATCAGCAATATAGAAAAATCACGGCTGGATCTGCTGGATACCACTCCGTTTAATCTGGATGAATCCAATGTCACTACGCTGGAATGGGAAGGTGAAGCAGCCACCTGGATGCTCAAATCTTCCTCCGCGGAGGGTGCGGCAGAGCAGACGTGGACGCTTAACGGTGAAGCGGTTGAAGCTACCGATGCTGTATCGCTGATTGGCAAAATTAAAAACCTGTCCACAGCTGAGGATGTGCGCAAAGCCTCTGAACTGAAAGGCACTGTGCCACGCTTTACTTTATCCGTTGAGCAGATCGTTAATGGAGAGGCTGTTACAGATGTGTACAGGGGGCTTACTATTCCATCGAAACCGGATCAGATCTGGGTAGTCACACCAGACGGTCAGTGGGCTTATCCGATGGATGCAGCTAGTCTGAAGGAAGCTGAACAATTTCCGAATTCCATCCAAAAATCAGAATCAGACGCAACC
Above is a window of Paenibacillus sp. E222 DNA encoding:
- a CDS encoding DUF4340 domain-containing protein, with translation MKKWVPTILVLLVLIIGWVYAASQNYFREEEAEKVKLLGIKSADIQSITIHDNHTDTSGASTSSSSQLELKNGVWRMVEPKAYPLNGYTVSSWLDALSGADQELVVKEEPKDLDKYGLGSDATLLDIQLKDNREIKLSIGGQLPADDARYVRVDSGPVVAVQTESISNIEKSRLDLLDTTPFNLDESNVTTLEWEGEAATWMLKSSSAEGAAEQTWTLNGEAVEATDAVSLIGKIKNLSTAEDVRKASELKGTVPRFTLSVEQIVNGEAVTDVYRGLTIPSKPDQIWVVTPDGQWAYPMDAASLKEAEQFPNSIQKSESDATSSMSEDDADANSSSK